The Primulina eburnea isolate SZY01 chromosome 8, ASM2296580v1, whole genome shotgun sequence genome contains a region encoding:
- the LOC140838214 gene encoding uncharacterized protein isoform X1, which produces MSLERFGDGRWPELVQHKRSKSFPSCKEQEQDMQDQSTEAVRGAKLNMGCSNECIDRKKGQTTNADIQYSLKQEILQLEKRLHDQMTVRGALEKALGYRTSSNDISDVTTVPKPTTGLIRDIAVLELEVGHLEQYLLSLYRKAFDQKIPSSSLSNKHEDLKPPISPPRRRRLDFSRSDITSARVKFLPQTEIPTVSNTRKELVDSTVEKFNDLSVLCSRSSVCQYSSQENQNSPPAEAFGKALQACRSQPLSMMEYAQNNSSQVISLAEHLGTCISDHFIETPNKLSEHMVKCMSIIYCKLADPPLTNHGLLSPTSSLSSMSAFSPKDQCNLWSPGLRNDSSFDVRLDNPFHVEGLKDFSGPYSTMVEVHCLHSNGQKLGDNEYLLQNFRSLISRLENVDPRKLAHEEKLAFWINVHNALVMHAFLAYGIPQNNTKRMLLLLKAAYNVGGQIVSADAIQTSILSCRMSRPGQWLRLLLSSRTKFKPGDERQGYAVERPEPLLHFAISSGSHSDPAVRIYTPKKVFQELEAAKEEYIRATFGVRKDKKIVLPKIVQSFSRDSGLCAAGIMEMIQHSLPESLRKSVKKRQLRNPLENIKWAPHNFAFRYLISKELVK; this is translated from the exons ATGAGTTTGGAAAGGTTTGGCGACGGTAGGTGGCCAGAGCTGGTCCAACACAAGCGTTCCAAGAG CTTCCCCAGCTGCAAAGAACAAGAGCAAGATATGCAGGATCAATCTACTGAAGCAGTTCGTGGGGCGAAATTG AACATGGGATGCTCCAATGAATGTATCGACAGGAAGAAAGGGCAAACAACGAATGCTGATATCCAGTATTCTTTGAAGCAAGAG ATATTGCAGCTTGAAAAGAGATTACATGACCAAATGACTGTCCGTGGAGCTCTCGAAAAGGCTCTAGGTTATAGGACTTCCTCCAATGATATTTCCGACGTAACCACTGTTCCTAAG CCAACCACAGGACTCATCAGAGATATTGCCGTTTTGGAGCTAGAAGTTGGGCATCTGGAACAGTATCTTCTTTCACTGTACAGAAAAGCATTTGATCAAAAAATACCTTCCTCGTCCCTCTCCAATAAACACGAAGATTTGAAACCACCCATATCACCACCAAGAAGAAGGCGCCTAGATTTTTCAAGATCGGATATTACGTCAGCAAGAGTGAAGTTTTTGCCTCAAACTGAAATTCCAACAGTATCCAATACGAGGAAGGAACTCGTTGATTCAACCGTAGAGAAGTTCAATGATTTAAGTGTACTATGTTCTCGTTCTTCTGTGTGCCAATACTCATCTCAGGAAAACCAAAACTCACCTCCAGCGGAAGCTTTTGGGAAAGCTTTGCAGGCGTGCCGTTCTCAACCATTATCCATGATGGAG TATGCACAGAATAATTCTTCACAGGTCATCAGTCTAGCAGAACATCTTGGAACTTGTATCTCAGATCATTTCATAGAGACACCGAACAAGCTTTCTGAGCATATGGTCAAGTGCATGTCCATTATATATTGCAAACTTGCCGATCCTCCATTAACAAATCATGGCCTGTTATCTCCCACTTCATCTTTGTCATCAATGAGTGCATTTTCTCCAAAAGATCAATGCAACTTGTGGAGTCCAGGATTGAGAAATGATTCTTCCTTCGATGTTCGGCTGGATAACCCTTTCCACGTTGAAGGACTAAAAGATTTTAGTGGACCTTACAGCACAATGGTTGAAGTACATTGTTTGCATAGCAATGGCCAGAAATTGGGTGATAATGAATACTTGTTGCAAAATTTTAG GAGTCTTATTTCTCGATTAGAAAATGTCGACCCTCGAAAGTTGGCACATGAGGAGAAGTTGGCATTTTGGATCAACGTACACAATGCTTTGGTGATGCAT GCGTTTTTGGCTTATGGTATCCCCCAAAACAATACTAAGAGGATGCTACTACTCTTAAAG GCTGCCTATAACGTTGGAGGTCAAATCGTAAGTGCAGATGCCATCCAAACTTCTATCTTGTCTTGCCGAATGTCTCGTCCAGGACAG TGGCTCAGGTTGCTACTTTCTTCGAGAACGAAATTTAAACCGGGTGACGAACGACAAGGATATGCAGTTGAACGTCCGGAGCCTCTTCTGCACTTTGCAATTTCATCTGGGAGCCATTCTGATCCTGCT GTACGTATTTACACACCCAAGAAGGTGTTTCAAGAGCTGGAAGCAGCAAAGGAAGAGTACATTCGAGCGACTTTTGGTGTCCGAAAGGATAAGAAAATCGTTCTGCCCAAGATTGTTCAGTCCTTTTCGAGGGATTCAGGTTTATGTGCTGCTGGTATAATGGAAATGATCCAACATTCTTTGCCCGAGTCATTGAGGAAAAGCGTCAAGAAACGGCAACTGAGAAATCCTCTCGAGAACATCAAATGGGCTCCTCATAACTTTGCTTTCAGATATCTTATTTCAAAAGAGCTGGTAAAGTGA
- the LOC140838214 gene encoding uncharacterized protein isoform X3 has translation MGCSNECIDRKKGQTTNADIQYSLKQEILQLEKRLHDQMTVRGALEKALGYRTSSNDISDVTTVPKPTTGLIRDIAVLELEVGHLEQYLLSLYRKAFDQKIPSSSLSNKHEDLKPPISPPRRRRLDFSRSDITSARVKFLPQTEIPTVSNTRKELVDSTVEKFNDLSVLCSRSSVCQYSSQENQNSPPAEAFGKALQACRSQPLSMMEYAQNNSSQVISLAEHLGTCISDHFIETPNKLSEHMVKCMSIIYCKLADPPLTNHGLLSPTSSLSSMSAFSPKDQCNLWSPGLRNDSSFDVRLDNPFHVEGLKDFSGPYSTMVEVHCLHSNGQKLGDNEYLLQNFRSLISRLENVDPRKLAHEEKLAFWINVHNALVMHAFLAYGIPQNNTKRMLLLLKAAYNVGGQIVSADAIQTSILSCRMSRPGQWLRLLLSSRTKFKPGDERQGYAVERPEPLLHFAISSGSHSDPAVRIYTPKKVFQELEAAKEEYIRATFGVRKDKKIVLPKIVQSFSRDSGLCAAGIMEMIQHSLPESLRKSVKKRQLRNPLENIKWAPHNFAFRYLISKELVK, from the exons ATGGGATGCTCCAATGAATGTATCGACAGGAAGAAAGGGCAAACAACGAATGCTGATATCCAGTATTCTTTGAAGCAAGAG ATATTGCAGCTTGAAAAGAGATTACATGACCAAATGACTGTCCGTGGAGCTCTCGAAAAGGCTCTAGGTTATAGGACTTCCTCCAATGATATTTCCGACGTAACCACTGTTCCTAAG CCAACCACAGGACTCATCAGAGATATTGCCGTTTTGGAGCTAGAAGTTGGGCATCTGGAACAGTATCTTCTTTCACTGTACAGAAAAGCATTTGATCAAAAAATACCTTCCTCGTCCCTCTCCAATAAACACGAAGATTTGAAACCACCCATATCACCACCAAGAAGAAGGCGCCTAGATTTTTCAAGATCGGATATTACGTCAGCAAGAGTGAAGTTTTTGCCTCAAACTGAAATTCCAACAGTATCCAATACGAGGAAGGAACTCGTTGATTCAACCGTAGAGAAGTTCAATGATTTAAGTGTACTATGTTCTCGTTCTTCTGTGTGCCAATACTCATCTCAGGAAAACCAAAACTCACCTCCAGCGGAAGCTTTTGGGAAAGCTTTGCAGGCGTGCCGTTCTCAACCATTATCCATGATGGAG TATGCACAGAATAATTCTTCACAGGTCATCAGTCTAGCAGAACATCTTGGAACTTGTATCTCAGATCATTTCATAGAGACACCGAACAAGCTTTCTGAGCATATGGTCAAGTGCATGTCCATTATATATTGCAAACTTGCCGATCCTCCATTAACAAATCATGGCCTGTTATCTCCCACTTCATCTTTGTCATCAATGAGTGCATTTTCTCCAAAAGATCAATGCAACTTGTGGAGTCCAGGATTGAGAAATGATTCTTCCTTCGATGTTCGGCTGGATAACCCTTTCCACGTTGAAGGACTAAAAGATTTTAGTGGACCTTACAGCACAATGGTTGAAGTACATTGTTTGCATAGCAATGGCCAGAAATTGGGTGATAATGAATACTTGTTGCAAAATTTTAG GAGTCTTATTTCTCGATTAGAAAATGTCGACCCTCGAAAGTTGGCACATGAGGAGAAGTTGGCATTTTGGATCAACGTACACAATGCTTTGGTGATGCAT GCGTTTTTGGCTTATGGTATCCCCCAAAACAATACTAAGAGGATGCTACTACTCTTAAAG GCTGCCTATAACGTTGGAGGTCAAATCGTAAGTGCAGATGCCATCCAAACTTCTATCTTGTCTTGCCGAATGTCTCGTCCAGGACAG TGGCTCAGGTTGCTACTTTCTTCGAGAACGAAATTTAAACCGGGTGACGAACGACAAGGATATGCAGTTGAACGTCCGGAGCCTCTTCTGCACTTTGCAATTTCATCTGGGAGCCATTCTGATCCTGCT GTACGTATTTACACACCCAAGAAGGTGTTTCAAGAGCTGGAAGCAGCAAAGGAAGAGTACATTCGAGCGACTTTTGGTGTCCGAAAGGATAAGAAAATCGTTCTGCCCAAGATTGTTCAGTCCTTTTCGAGGGATTCAGGTTTATGTGCTGCTGGTATAATGGAAATGATCCAACATTCTTTGCCCGAGTCATTGAGGAAAAGCGTCAAGAAACGGCAACTGAGAAATCCTCTCGAGAACATCAAATGGGCTCCTCATAACTTTGCTTTCAGATATCTTATTTCAAAAGAGCTGGTAAAGTGA
- the LOC140838214 gene encoding uncharacterized protein isoform X2 yields the protein MSLERFGDGRWPELVQHKRSKSFPSCKEQEQDMQDQSTEAVRGAKLNMGCSNECIDRKKGQTTNADIQYSLKQEILQLEKRLHDQMTVRGALEKALGYRTSSNDISDVTTVPKPTTGLIRDIAVLELEVGHLEQYLLSLYRKAFDQKIPSSSLSNKHEDLKPPISPPRRRRLDFSRSDITSARVKFLPQTEIPTVSNTRKELVDSTVEKFNDLSVLCSRSSVCQYSSQENQNSPPAEAFGKALQACRSQPLSMMENNSSQVISLAEHLGTCISDHFIETPNKLSEHMVKCMSIIYCKLADPPLTNHGLLSPTSSLSSMSAFSPKDQCNLWSPGLRNDSSFDVRLDNPFHVEGLKDFSGPYSTMVEVHCLHSNGQKLGDNEYLLQNFRSLISRLENVDPRKLAHEEKLAFWINVHNALVMHAFLAYGIPQNNTKRMLLLLKAAYNVGGQIVSADAIQTSILSCRMSRPGQWLRLLLSSRTKFKPGDERQGYAVERPEPLLHFAISSGSHSDPAVRIYTPKKVFQELEAAKEEYIRATFGVRKDKKIVLPKIVQSFSRDSGLCAAGIMEMIQHSLPESLRKSVKKRQLRNPLENIKWAPHNFAFRYLISKELVK from the exons ATGAGTTTGGAAAGGTTTGGCGACGGTAGGTGGCCAGAGCTGGTCCAACACAAGCGTTCCAAGAG CTTCCCCAGCTGCAAAGAACAAGAGCAAGATATGCAGGATCAATCTACTGAAGCAGTTCGTGGGGCGAAATTG AACATGGGATGCTCCAATGAATGTATCGACAGGAAGAAAGGGCAAACAACGAATGCTGATATCCAGTATTCTTTGAAGCAAGAG ATATTGCAGCTTGAAAAGAGATTACATGACCAAATGACTGTCCGTGGAGCTCTCGAAAAGGCTCTAGGTTATAGGACTTCCTCCAATGATATTTCCGACGTAACCACTGTTCCTAAG CCAACCACAGGACTCATCAGAGATATTGCCGTTTTGGAGCTAGAAGTTGGGCATCTGGAACAGTATCTTCTTTCACTGTACAGAAAAGCATTTGATCAAAAAATACCTTCCTCGTCCCTCTCCAATAAACACGAAGATTTGAAACCACCCATATCACCACCAAGAAGAAGGCGCCTAGATTTTTCAAGATCGGATATTACGTCAGCAAGAGTGAAGTTTTTGCCTCAAACTGAAATTCCAACAGTATCCAATACGAGGAAGGAACTCGTTGATTCAACCGTAGAGAAGTTCAATGATTTAAGTGTACTATGTTCTCGTTCTTCTGTGTGCCAATACTCATCTCAGGAAAACCAAAACTCACCTCCAGCGGAAGCTTTTGGGAAAGCTTTGCAGGCGTGCCGTTCTCAACCATTATCCATGATGGAG AATAATTCTTCACAGGTCATCAGTCTAGCAGAACATCTTGGAACTTGTATCTCAGATCATTTCATAGAGACACCGAACAAGCTTTCTGAGCATATGGTCAAGTGCATGTCCATTATATATTGCAAACTTGCCGATCCTCCATTAACAAATCATGGCCTGTTATCTCCCACTTCATCTTTGTCATCAATGAGTGCATTTTCTCCAAAAGATCAATGCAACTTGTGGAGTCCAGGATTGAGAAATGATTCTTCCTTCGATGTTCGGCTGGATAACCCTTTCCACGTTGAAGGACTAAAAGATTTTAGTGGACCTTACAGCACAATGGTTGAAGTACATTGTTTGCATAGCAATGGCCAGAAATTGGGTGATAATGAATACTTGTTGCAAAATTTTAG GAGTCTTATTTCTCGATTAGAAAATGTCGACCCTCGAAAGTTGGCACATGAGGAGAAGTTGGCATTTTGGATCAACGTACACAATGCTTTGGTGATGCAT GCGTTTTTGGCTTATGGTATCCCCCAAAACAATACTAAGAGGATGCTACTACTCTTAAAG GCTGCCTATAACGTTGGAGGTCAAATCGTAAGTGCAGATGCCATCCAAACTTCTATCTTGTCTTGCCGAATGTCTCGTCCAGGACAG TGGCTCAGGTTGCTACTTTCTTCGAGAACGAAATTTAAACCGGGTGACGAACGACAAGGATATGCAGTTGAACGTCCGGAGCCTCTTCTGCACTTTGCAATTTCATCTGGGAGCCATTCTGATCCTGCT GTACGTATTTACACACCCAAGAAGGTGTTTCAAGAGCTGGAAGCAGCAAAGGAAGAGTACATTCGAGCGACTTTTGGTGTCCGAAAGGATAAGAAAATCGTTCTGCCCAAGATTGTTCAGTCCTTTTCGAGGGATTCAGGTTTATGTGCTGCTGGTATAATGGAAATGATCCAACATTCTTTGCCCGAGTCATTGAGGAAAAGCGTCAAGAAACGGCAACTGAGAAATCCTCTCGAGAACATCAAATGGGCTCCTCATAACTTTGCTTTCAGATATCTTATTTCAAAAGAGCTGGTAAAGTGA